Proteins found in one Vagococcus carniphilus genomic segment:
- a CDS encoding MBL fold metallo-hydrolase has translation MGNNGFKISVLASGSSGNSLYIESGQKRLLVDAGLSGKKITGLLAQIDRKPEDLDAILVTHEHRDHIHGVGVLARKYKLDVYANEKTWQAMDPLIGDVSFEQKNIFNMGEVMTLGDLDIESFGVSHDAADPQFYQFHKDNKSFVVLTDTGYCSDRVRGIIKNADGYLMESNHDLGMLRMGKYPWSTKQRILSDKGHLSNEDGALVATDVIGDKTKRIYLGHLSKENNLKEIAHMTMTDTLMKHDYDAINQIKVMDTDPEKACSLFAI, from the coding sequence GTGGGAAATAATGGATTTAAGATAAGCGTTCTTGCCAGCGGTAGCTCTGGAAATTCACTTTATATTGAATCTGGTCAAAAACGATTATTAGTAGATGCTGGATTAAGTGGAAAAAAAATTACGGGACTACTCGCACAGATTGACCGCAAACCAGAAGATTTAGATGCAATTTTAGTGACCCATGAACACCGAGATCATATTCACGGGGTTGGGGTGTTAGCAAGAAAATATAAATTAGATGTTTATGCCAATGAAAAAACCTGGCAAGCAATGGATCCTTTAATTGGAGATGTTAGTTTTGAACAGAAAAATATTTTCAATATGGGCGAAGTTATGACATTAGGGGATTTAGATATTGAAAGTTTTGGTGTGTCTCATGACGCAGCAGATCCTCAATTTTATCAATTCCATAAAGATAATAAATCATTTGTTGTTCTAACAGATACAGGCTATTGTAGTGACCGAGTGCGTGGCATTATTAAAAATGCTGATGGTTACTTAATGGAAAGTAATCATGATTTAGGCATGTTGCGAATGGGGAAATATCCTTGGAGCACAAAGCAACGTATTTTGAGCGATAAAGGTCATTTATCCAATGAAGATGGGGCTCTTGTAGCAACTGATGTTATTGGTGATAAGACAAAACGCATTTATTTAGGACATTTAAGTAAAGAAAATAACTTAAAAGAAATAGCACATATGACCATGACAGATACATTAATGAAACATGACTATGATGCGATTAACCAAATAAAAGTAATGGATACAGATCCAGAAAAAGCTTGCTCATTATTTGCGATATAA
- the walK gene encoding cell wall metabolism sensor histidine kinase WalK translates to MNQKKLRFFSSVHFKIALVFVLLLMISIEIIGAIFIRELESSTIKTFEDNMTSQVDALATNLSSELTKYQENPKENNLKRTLVEFSKSDILEARLVDDKGIVIATSDPNLQGDIGKKNDYESFNTFTQKREERRDPVTGDRVYVNIQQVYSPTGNAVIGFLYVKSDIESKYRQVSDIALIFFYASMIALVFSLIIALFVARTITKPIGEMKQQAVRIANGDYSRQVEVYGKDELGQLGETFNEVSARIEEAQETMDAERRRLDSVLSHMTDGVIGTDRRGNIILINETALNLLQVQMEDVLGESILTLLDIEEDYTFRTLLEEQEETLIDFSDKLGEAMLLRAEFSMIRRESGFISGLVCVLHDVTEKEKDEEERRQFVSNVSHELRTPLTSMRSYIEALVDGAWQDPEVAPAFLKVTQEETNRMIRMINDLLQLSRMDSNKIELKKELVNLNELFNYVIDRFDMVIKDSEKNYEIKREFTKRSIWVELDTDRMIQVFDNILNNAMKYSPSGGTITCRLLETHKNVIISISDEGLGIPKQNLGKVFDRFYRVDKARSRAMGGSGLGLAISKESVKAHGGNIWVESEENRGSTFFISLPYEPYEEDLWE, encoded by the coding sequence ATGAATCAGAAAAAATTACGCTTTTTTTCTTCGGTTCACTTTAAAATAGCACTAGTATTCGTTCTTCTTTTGATGATTTCAATTGAGATTATTGGTGCTATTTTTATTCGTGAATTGGAAAGTTCAACCATTAAGACATTTGAGGATAATATGACGTCTCAAGTGGATGCTTTAGCGACCAATTTAAGTAGTGAACTGACGAAGTATCAAGAAAATCCAAAAGAGAATAATTTGAAACGAACTTTAGTTGAGTTTTCAAAAAGTGATATTTTGGAAGCAAGACTAGTAGATGATAAGGGGATTGTGATTGCCACAAGTGATCCTAATTTACAAGGTGATATCGGCAAGAAAAATGACTATGAATCGTTTAATACTTTTACGCAAAAAAGAGAAGAGCGAAGAGATCCGGTAACAGGCGACCGTGTTTACGTGAATATTCAACAAGTGTATTCTCCAACGGGTAACGCAGTCATCGGTTTTCTTTACGTTAAGAGTGACATTGAAAGTAAATATCGCCAAGTAAGTGATATTGCGTTAATTTTCTTTTATGCGTCGATGATTGCTCTTGTATTCTCGCTAATCATAGCACTTTTTGTAGCAAGAACTATAACCAAGCCAATTGGTGAGATGAAGCAACAAGCTGTACGAATTGCGAATGGTGATTACTCAAGGCAAGTGGAAGTTTATGGTAAAGATGAGCTAGGTCAATTAGGAGAAACTTTTAATGAAGTGTCGGCCAGAATTGAAGAAGCTCAGGAAACAATGGATGCTGAAAGACGAAGGTTAGACAGTGTTCTTTCACATATGACAGATGGTGTTATCGGAACTGATCGCCGTGGGAATATTATTTTAATCAATGAAACGGCCCTTAATTTACTTCAAGTTCAAATGGAAGATGTTTTAGGAGAGTCTATACTAACTCTTTTAGATATTGAGGAGGACTATACTTTCAGAACATTATTAGAAGAACAAGAAGAAACATTAATCGATTTTTCTGACAAATTAGGAGAAGCAATGCTGTTACGTGCGGAGTTCTCTATGATACGTCGAGAATCTGGTTTTATTAGTGGTTTGGTTTGTGTACTTCATGATGTAACGGAAAAAGAAAAAGACGAAGAAGAACGTCGTCAGTTCGTATCGAACGTTTCCCACGAATTAAGAACACCATTAACGAGTATGAGAAGTTACATTGAGGCATTAGTTGATGGTGCTTGGCAAGATCCAGAAGTAGCGCCAGCTTTCTTAAAAGTAACACAAGAAGAGACCAATCGAATGATTAGAATGATTAATGATTTACTCCAATTATCACGGATGGATTCCAATAAAATTGAGTTAAAAAAAGAATTGGTTAACTTAAATGAATTGTTTAATTATGTTATTGATCGATTCGATATGGTGATTAAAGATAGTGAGAAAAATTATGAAATCAAACGAGAATTTACGAAACGCTCTATTTGGGTTGAGTTAGACACAGATCGAATGATTCAAGTGTTTGATAATATTTTAAACAATGCAATGAAATATTCCCCATCAGGAGGAACCATTACGTGTCGTCTTCTTGAGACGCACAAAAATGTCATTATTAGCATTTCTGATGAAGGTTTGGGTATTCCAAAACAAAACCTAGGGAAAGTATTTGACCGCTTTTACCGAGTGGATAAAGCCCGCTCACGTGCAATGGGTGGCTCTGGGTTAGGTTTAGCTATTTCAAAAGAATCAGTCAAAGCTCATGGTGGTAATATTTGGGTTGAGAGTGAGGAAAATAGAGGGTCAACATTCTTTATTTCGTTACCATATGAACCCTATGAGGAGGATCTTTGGGAATGA
- a CDS encoding YycH family regulatory protein has product MNQITDKIVKISLISMILLSLFLSWKIWTKPANRSLAEKDKDNTSELVQTKKMTDVYVPTKLFYHKDKEELLYSNKETTIVGVHDKLRSFEFQSNKELDEKATREAMYTTNSFNLFFPKELPISVYASIYGLKLNLPGNLEDFKFNRILYSFETEKVTFTNDSLKKGISFEVKGDSKRIQDLVANEKKNNYYEVTLEPENVSGIYYMKDDVKLKTYSYIVATQSFTTFSKAFFNQSNDLYSNESSNVNLSNGEGESLTIQSDTGEVNYFGKLKTTEKKQKNALYFDTFQYVENIGNAMGTLRYFDAKDGDVTYRNYIEGFPVFGKNMKGRLEVVVQNKNVFVRTNQEMIQMPIPSDETITLVSTEKLMSELVNIGVELSHVEDVQIGYEWQTNSETKQAVDLVPTWYIKYDGIWFSHADLVSKLEKGGL; this is encoded by the coding sequence ATGAATCAAATAACCGATAAAATAGTTAAAATTAGTCTAATCAGCATGATTTTGCTTAGTTTATTTCTTTCATGGAAAATCTGGACAAAACCAGCCAATCGTTCATTAGCAGAAAAAGATAAGGACAACACCTCAGAGCTAGTACAAACAAAAAAGATGACGGATGTGTATGTACCAACAAAACTTTTTTATCATAAAGATAAAGAAGAGTTACTATACTCAAATAAAGAAACTACTATCGTAGGCGTTCACGATAAATTAAGAAGTTTCGAATTTCAATCAAATAAAGAATTGGATGAAAAAGCAACAAGAGAAGCAATGTATACAACAAATTCTTTTAATCTATTCTTTCCAAAAGAACTTCCGATTTCTGTTTATGCTAGTATTTATGGTTTGAAGCTTAATCTTCCAGGTAATTTAGAAGATTTTAAATTCAACCGAATTCTTTATTCTTTTGAAACTGAAAAAGTAACCTTTACGAATGATTCTTTAAAAAAAGGAATTTCATTTGAAGTAAAAGGTGATAGTAAAAGAATCCAAGACCTTGTTGCTAATGAGAAAAAAAATAATTATTATGAAGTAACTTTAGAACCTGAAAATGTTTCAGGTATTTATTACATGAAAGATGATGTGAAGTTAAAAACATATAGTTACATTGTAGCCACTCAATCTTTTACTACTTTTTCAAAAGCATTTTTCAATCAATCTAATGATTTGTATTCAAACGAGAGTAGTAATGTTAATTTGTCAAATGGTGAAGGAGAATCATTAACAATCCAATCAGATACAGGAGAAGTTAATTATTTTGGTAAACTAAAAACAACTGAAAAAAAACAAAAAAATGCGTTGTATTTTGATACATTCCAATACGTTGAAAATATTGGGAATGCTATGGGAACATTACGTTACTTTGACGCAAAAGATGGAGACGTAACTTATCGTAATTATATTGAAGGATTTCCTGTTTTTGGGAAGAATATGAAGGGACGTTTGGAAGTTGTTGTTCAAAATAAAAATGTCTTTGTTAGAACGAATCAAGAGATGATTCAAATGCCCATCCCATCAGATGAAACGATAACCCTTGTTTCAACAGAGAAATTAATGAGTGAACTTGTAAATATTGGTGTTGAATTAAGCCATGTGGAAGATGTCCAAATAGGTTATGAATGGCAAACAAACTCAGAAACTAAGCAAGCTGTTGACTTAGTCCCAACATGGTACATTAAATATGATGGTATTTGGTTTTCTCATGCAGATTTAGTCAGTAAATTGGAAAAAGGAGGCCTCTAG
- a CDS encoding XRE family transcriptional regulator, whose product MVTQQAISHYENVTRVLDDVIWHSISKKLKVRVEYLKGEIEDPEGWDLWSKESGYTVEEIKDEIKRMKSVNHAGFLDNYQDLIYQAVKNLNGIGNTDKGIIEQVYESIQDIKYSLPEYYSDNSKEASISDEEYINLYEVSDIHEISERIYDDLDPSIFIEINTILNNALSELKDISDKL is encoded by the coding sequence ATGGTTACCCAGCAAGCAATCAGTCATTATGAAAACGTAACAAGAGTACTCGATGATGTAATTTGGCATTCTATATCTAAAAAATTAAAAGTTAGAGTCGAATATCTTAAGGGTGAAATTGAGGATCCGGAAGGATGGGATCTTTGGTCCAAAGAATCTGGATATACAGTCGAAGAAATTAAAGATGAAATTAAAAGAATGAAAAGTGTAAATCACGCAGGATTTCTAGACAACTATCAAGATTTAATATATCAAGCTGTTAAAAATTTAAACGGAATTGGTAATACAGATAAAGGGATTATCGAACAAGTATATGAATCAATACAAGATATTAAATATTCTTTACCAGAATACTACTCTGATAATAGTAAAGAGGCTTCTATTTCTGATGAAGAATACATAAACTTGTATGAAGTTTCTGATATTCATGAAATATCAGAAAGAATATATGATGATTTAGACCCTAGTATTTTTATAGAAATTAATACAATTTTAAATAATGCATTATCTGAATTGAAGGATATATCAGACAAGTTATAA
- a CDS encoding CPBP family intramembrane glutamic endopeptidase yields MSVKQTKIQNKRRFRPNRTTTIIILSLAAFILGPIVSLFLVYGTTTFLNIEMGLSELIITTPYNMIISMLGYPIILYFLIIINNKMYEKDLTKFGFSTKNIGSKIAKGIVIGTILAMSLYLSSTLLSTVTISVNSNSNTLIILLFIIGFFFQGMAEEVLMRSIIMKEIQNKTNLIIAIVSNSLIFSLFHLSAPGVTALPVINLFLFGIMFSLIYYTTNNMWLTGFAHGAWNIVLGVFIGTEISGQVIENSLFRTISTPLKLL; encoded by the coding sequence ATGAGCGTAAAACAAACTAAAATACAGAATAAAAGAAGGTTTAGACCTAATAGAACAACAACAATAATCATCCTATCTTTAGCAGCTTTTATATTGGGACCTATCGTATCACTCTTTCTTGTCTATGGAACTACTACTTTTTTAAACATCGAGATGGGACTTAGTGAATTGATTATAACAACACCATATAACATGATTATTAGCATGTTAGGATATCCAATTATTTTATATTTCTTGATTATCATCAACAATAAAATGTATGAAAAAGATCTCACTAAATTTGGCTTTTCAACTAAAAATATCGGTTCAAAAATTGCTAAAGGTATAGTAATAGGAACTATTTTAGCGATGAGCTTGTATCTTTCTTCAACACTATTATCAACTGTTACTATATCGGTAAATAGCAACTCCAACACTTTAATCATCCTTCTATTTATCATAGGTTTCTTTTTTCAGGGAATGGCTGAAGAAGTTTTAATGCGTTCGATTATAATGAAAGAAATTCAAAATAAAACTAATCTCATAATTGCCATAGTTAGCAACTCTCTGATATTTTCTCTATTCCATCTATCTGCTCCTGGTGTAACAGCTTTGCCAGTAATTAATTTATTTCTGTTTGGCATAATGTTCTCTTTAATCTATTACACTACAAACAACATGTGGTTGACAGGTTTCGCTCACGGAGCCTGGAACATTGTTCTTGGAGTATTTATTGGAACTGAAATAAGTGGGCAAGTTATTGAAAACAGTCTCTTTCGTACAATATCTACCCCTTTAAAACTACTTTAA
- a CDS encoding diphthine--ammonia ligase has protein sequence MEKFCLSYSTGKDSVLALDRMITAGYQCAGLVTSVSEDINRSWFHGIPLSLLEQAAESLQIPLVIVKNNPENYQERMVTSLRKMKESGIDYCVFGDIDIEENGQWDRNVCQKSGLKPLLPLWEESREEIVTEFVEKGYHAIIKTISKTSRIPDSFLGQPLDQMFIDYLNTHNIDVCGENGEYHTFVVDGPLFKFPINYQTTGVFESEYSKSIIIEN, from the coding sequence ATGGAAAAGTTTTGTTTGAGTTATAGTACAGGTAAAGACAGTGTTTTAGCCTTAGATCGTATGATTACGGCAGGCTATCAATGTGCAGGATTAGTGACTAGTGTGAGCGAAGATATTAATCGTTCTTGGTTTCACGGTATACCTCTTTCTCTTTTAGAACAAGCGGCTGAAAGTTTACAAATACCATTAGTCATTGTTAAAAATAATCCTGAAAATTATCAAGAACGAATGGTTACCTCATTAAGAAAAATGAAAGAATCTGGAATTGATTATTGTGTATTTGGAGACATTGATATTGAAGAAAACGGGCAATGGGACCGAAATGTTTGTCAAAAGTCTGGTTTAAAACCATTATTACCTTTGTGGGAAGAGTCTCGTGAAGAGATTGTTACAGAGTTTGTAGAAAAAGGGTATCACGCTATTATTAAAACCATTAGTAAGACGTCACGAATTCCTGATAGTTTTTTAGGTCAACCGCTAGATCAAATGTTTATTGATTATTTGAATACTCATAACATTGATGTATGTGGTGAAAACGGAGAATATCATACATTTGTTGTAGATGGCCCCTTGTTTAAATTTCCAATAAACTATCAAACAACAGGAGTTTTTGAGAGTGAATACTCGAAATCTATTATTATTGAAAATTAA
- the yycF gene encoding response regulator YycF gives MKKILVVDDEKPISDIVKFNLSKEGYEVFTAFDGEEAVEMVTEVEPDLILLDLMLPKKDGLEVCREVRKNYDTPIIMVTAKDSEIDKVLGLELGADDYVTKPFSNRELVARVKANLRRHGNTAAKAEEDNNNELNIGALTIHPDAYIVSKRGETIELTHREFELLHYLAKHIGQVMTREHLLQTVWGYDYFGDVRTVDVTVRRLREKIEDNPSHPTWLVTRRGVGYYLRNPEQD, from the coding sequence TTGAAAAAAATACTAGTTGTTGACGATGAAAAACCGATTTCGGATATTGTTAAATTTAATCTAAGTAAAGAAGGCTATGAAGTATTTACTGCATTTGATGGAGAAGAAGCTGTTGAGATGGTGACAGAAGTGGAACCAGACTTAATATTATTAGATTTAATGTTACCTAAAAAAGATGGATTAGAAGTTTGTCGTGAAGTTAGAAAAAATTACGACACACCTATTATTATGGTAACAGCCAAAGACTCAGAAATTGATAAAGTTTTAGGATTAGAATTAGGTGCCGATGATTATGTCACAAAACCTTTTTCAAACCGTGAATTAGTTGCTCGTGTTAAAGCAAACCTAAGACGTCATGGCAATACAGCAGCAAAAGCTGAAGAAGACAATAACAATGAGTTAAACATTGGGGCTCTTACGATTCATCCAGATGCTTATATTGTGTCTAAACGTGGTGAAACAATCGAATTAACTCACCGTGAATTTGAATTATTACATTATTTGGCAAAACACATTGGTCAAGTCATGACGCGTGAGCATTTACTTCAAACAGTTTGGGGTTACGATTACTTTGGTGACGTTCGTACAGTGGATGTAACTGTCAGACGTCTACGTGAAAAAATTGAAGATAACCCAAGTCACCCTACTTGGTTAGTAACGCGTCGTGGTGTTGGTTATTACTTAAGAAATCCAGAACAGGATTAG
- the rlmH gene encoding 23S rRNA (pseudouridine(1915)-N(3))-methyltransferase RlmH yields MKIKIIAVGKLKEKYLKQGIAEYEKRLGKYCKFEIIEVPDEKAPENLSELEMIQVKEKEGQKILAKISDNDYVFALAIQGKEITSEGFANQIDQLSTRGTSSFTFVIGGSLGLSDEVMKRSDAQISFGRLTYPHQLMRLILTEQVYRAFRIIHGHAYHK; encoded by the coding sequence ATGAAAATAAAAATTATTGCCGTAGGAAAACTAAAAGAAAAATATTTAAAACAAGGAATTGCAGAGTATGAAAAACGATTAGGCAAGTATTGTAAGTTTGAAATCATTGAAGTGCCAGATGAAAAAGCACCAGAGAATCTAAGTGAATTAGAGATGATCCAAGTAAAAGAAAAAGAAGGACAAAAAATACTAGCTAAAATATCAGATAATGATTATGTATTTGCTTTAGCTATTCAAGGAAAAGAAATCACTTCAGAAGGATTCGCCAATCAAATTGACCAACTAAGTACAAGGGGAACAAGTTCATTCACATTTGTTATTGGTGGCTCGCTAGGATTATCAGATGAAGTTATGAAGAGAAGTGACGCACAAATATCATTTGGACGATTAACTTATCCACATCAATTGATGCGATTGATACTGACAGAGCAAGTGTATCGGGCGTTTAGGATAATCCATGGACATGCGTATCATAAATGA
- a CDS encoding two-component system regulatory protein YycI, translated as MDFKRVEGIFLVVFLFLNMFLFYVYQEGKSAQDTVSTGTISDNIESRLSADEIKIPHDLSQKHKQGYYLSAEESELVVEAKEDLRNIEWQINDNQLTARLIRKNDMEISDSDEAKKIDNFVSQKENVIKGKDYVLNSYESKPGKQYIYSQKWEGIPFYDETSRLAVSVSKNELNRPIIESYEQTYLNNIEALREQQPLISEREAIISLYTNNRLQPGNKVKSISLGYTRIFTVRGKNVYIPAWFVNVESGKNTAQVERVNAFSSAVISSNVSEVKN; from the coding sequence ATGGATTTTAAACGAGTCGAAGGTATTTTTCTAGTAGTCTTCTTATTCTTAAATATGTTTTTATTTTATGTGTATCAAGAAGGAAAATCAGCTCAAGATACAGTATCAACAGGAACGATTTCAGATAATATTGAAAGTCGATTATCAGCTGATGAAATTAAAATCCCTCATGATTTATCTCAAAAACACAAACAAGGGTACTATTTATCTGCTGAAGAAAGTGAACTAGTTGTTGAAGCTAAAGAAGATTTAAGAAACATTGAATGGCAAATTAACGATAATCAATTAACAGCTCGTTTGATTCGAAAAAACGATATGGAAATATCTGATTCAGATGAAGCTAAGAAAATCGATAATTTCGTGTCACAAAAAGAAAATGTTATTAAGGGAAAAGATTATGTTCTTAATTCATACGAAAGTAAACCTGGTAAACAATATATTTATTCTCAAAAATGGGAAGGGATTCCTTTTTATGATGAGACATCTAGACTTGCTGTAAGTGTTTCAAAAAATGAGCTTAACAGGCCAATCATTGAAAGCTATGAGCAAACTTATTTGAATAATATTGAAGCTTTAAGGGAACAACAACCGTTAATTTCAGAAAGAGAAGCAATCATCAGTTTATATACTAATAACAGGTTGCAACCAGGAAATAAAGTAAAATCAATTAGTCTTGGCTATACGCGTATTTTTACGGTTAGAGGAAAAAATGTGTATATTCCAGCTTGGTTTGTTAACGTTGAGTCAGGAAAGAATACAGCACAAGTGGAACGAGTTAATGCCTTCTCAAGTGCTGTTATCTCTTCGAACGTGTCTGAGGTGAAAAATTAA
- a CDS encoding S1C family serine protease → MMRKDVTPNSSKSNKEKVVYNQPKNNSYMKRFGVSLLAGALGGMLVVGGYTAINHNSNSSDKVTSVTPSKSEVNDTGKTKVQNAKVDVSTDVTKAVKNVEDAVVSVTTLQKQQSQLSDLERIFGPSDNNKNDGELAEASEGSGVIYRKDGNKAYIVTNNHVVANADAVSILFNNGEKTEAKIVGTDVYSDLAVLEISSKNVTTVAEFADSNDIKVGEPALAMGSPLGSTFSNSVSQGIVSAKDRMINNQTEDGQLISSNAIQTDAAINPGNSGGALINSSGQVIGINSSKIAQAASGVSAEGMGFAIPSNDVVSIINQLEKGKPVARPMLGVSMIDLNIVSAEERESVLKLKDKDITNGVVVGGVEKDSPAEKAGIKKYDVITELDGKAINNKSELQSVLYRKKIGDDMDITFYHEGKKQTKKVKLDQDSAKLLEKQQKQQKEKESLDQSNFQQ, encoded by the coding sequence ATTATGAGAAAAGACGTAACCCCTAATTCTTCAAAATCAAATAAAGAAAAGGTTGTTTATAATCAACCAAAAAATAATTCTTACATGAAACGTTTTGGTGTTTCTTTATTAGCTGGTGCTCTAGGTGGCATGCTAGTTGTTGGTGGCTATACTGCTATTAATCATAACAGCAATAGTAGCGACAAAGTAACTTCTGTCACTCCTTCAAAAAGTGAAGTTAACGATACAGGTAAAACAAAAGTTCAAAATGCAAAAGTAGATGTTTCAACTGATGTTACAAAAGCTGTTAAAAATGTAGAGGATGCAGTTGTTTCTGTTACTACTCTTCAAAAACAACAAAGTCAGCTATCTGATTTAGAACGTATTTTTGGTCCTTCTGACAATAATAAAAATGATGGTGAATTAGCTGAAGCTAGTGAAGGTAGTGGTGTTATTTACCGAAAAGATGGTAATAAAGCCTACATCGTTACAAACAATCACGTTGTCGCAAATGCTGACGCTGTAAGTATTCTATTTAATAACGGTGAAAAAACAGAAGCCAAAATTGTTGGAACTGACGTTTATAGTGACTTAGCTGTCTTAGAAATTTCATCTAAAAATGTAACAACTGTGGCCGAATTTGCTGACTCTAATGATATCAAAGTTGGTGAGCCTGCATTAGCTATGGGATCTCCATTAGGTTCTACCTTCTCTAATTCAGTTTCTCAAGGTATCGTTTCTGCGAAAGACCGTATGATTAATAACCAAACTGAAGATGGTCAATTAATTAGTAGTAACGCGATTCAAACGGATGCTGCCATTAACCCTGGTAACTCTGGTGGTGCTCTAATTAATTCAAGTGGACAAGTCATCGGTATTAACTCAAGCAAAATAGCTCAAGCAGCTTCTGGTGTGTCTGCTGAAGGTATGGGATTTGCTATTCCAAGTAACGATGTTGTTTCTATTATTAACCAACTTGAAAAAGGTAAACCTGTTGCTCGTCCAATGCTTGGTGTGTCAATGATTGACCTAAACATTGTTAGTGCTGAAGAACGTGAAAGTGTTCTTAAATTAAAAGATAAAGATATCACTAACGGTGTAGTTGTTGGTGGTGTAGAAAAAGATTCACCTGCAGAAAAAGCTGGTATTAAAAAATATGATGTCATTACAGAATTAGATGGTAAAGCCATCAATAATAAATCAGAATTACAATCTGTTTTATATCGCAAAAAAATCGGTGATGACATGGATATAACTTTCTATCACGAAGGTAAAAAACAAACTAAAAAAGTTAAACTTGACCAAGATTCAGCTAAATTGCTAGAAAAACAACAAAAACAACAAAAAGAAAAAGAAAGTTTAGACCAAAGTAATTTCCAACAATAA
- a CDS encoding ThiF family adenylyltransferase, producing the protein MKYEYPRIKPIYPLYQLNKERFRVGAQLGITTEFDDVEGQFWTLSNTLDGVRSFNDVVVEMKEKYPELTAKDVEEGIDFLNEEGLIEETYPSLSVEDRYIANVNYFSRYCKAEDNRFEIQNKINNLNILLLGLGGGGSNIVTLLAGLGPKMIRMVDYDRVESSNLGRQLLYRESDVGEKKTVVAKRAINEMNSNIIVETVDKKIMDVNDVVELTEGIDIVICAIDEPPFIIHRIVNEAIVKVGLPCVFGASQVSRGRVYTVIPQETGCFDCMNLNFSKNDPKFIEQFVGFRNIQFDPPSIAYGPGIFQLTASIVDELIRVTTGYTEPKSLGTQYEINYEDGNSFTHKTWPRFEDECPTCGKGDVSQWEIFQYYQEKK; encoded by the coding sequence ATGAAGTATGAATATCCAAGAATTAAACCAATTTATCCGCTGTACCAATTAAATAAAGAGAGATTCAGAGTAGGGGCCCAGCTTGGAATTACTACTGAATTTGATGACGTGGAAGGGCAATTCTGGACATTGTCAAATACTCTTGATGGCGTTAGATCATTTAATGACGTTGTAGTTGAAATGAAAGAAAAATATCCAGAATTAACGGCTAAAGACGTTGAAGAAGGAATAGATTTTTTAAATGAGGAAGGCTTAATTGAAGAAACATACCCTAGTCTGTCGGTTGAAGATAGATACATAGCTAACGTGAATTATTTCAGTAGATACTGTAAAGCTGAAGATAATAGATTCGAAATTCAAAATAAAATTAATAATTTAAATATTCTATTATTAGGACTTGGTGGCGGTGGTTCTAACATTGTAACGTTGCTTGCTGGTCTTGGTCCTAAGATGATCAGAATGGTTGATTATGACCGAGTTGAATCGAGTAATCTTGGACGCCAATTACTATATAGAGAGTCTGATGTTGGAGAGAAGAAAACAGTGGTGGCTAAAAGAGCCATTAATGAAATGAACTCAAACATAATAGTTGAAACTGTAGATAAGAAAATAATGGATGTAAATGATGTTGTTGAGCTAACGGAGGGAATTGATATTGTGATTTGTGCAATTGATGAACCACCTTTTATCATTCATAGAATTGTTAATGAAGCCATTGTTAAAGTTGGACTTCCTTGTGTGTTCGGAGCTTCCCAGGTTAGTAGAGGAAGAGTTTATACAGTAATACCACAAGAAACAGGATGTTTTGATTGCATGAATTTAAACTTTAGTAAAAATGACCCAAAATTCATAGAGCAATTTGTAGGTTTTAGAAACATTCAATTTGACCCACCTTCAATAGCATATGGACCAGGTATATTCCAATTAACAGCCTCTATTGTCGATGAATTAATAAGAGTGACTACTGGGTATACTGAACCGAAAAGTTTAGGAACTCAATACGAAATAAACTATGAAGATGGAAATTCGTTTACTCACAAAACTTGGCCAAGATTCGAAGATGAATGTCCAACTTGCGGTAAAGGAGATGTCTCCCAATGGGAAATATTCCAATACTATCAAGAGAAAAAGTAG